Within the Musa acuminata AAA Group cultivar baxijiao chromosome BXJ2-9, Cavendish_Baxijiao_AAA, whole genome shotgun sequence genome, the region GCCTTGGCGTCTTCCGGCAGCAGTAAGGTGGCGTTGATGCACCCGTACCTCCTCGTGTGCCAGCCGCCGTCCCCCTCGTCCTCCGTCGTCGATGACGACGACTCGTCCCCTGCGTCCTCGTCCTCGGACTCCCCGGTTATCACCAGCATCCCCTCTTCCACTGTGACTCGCAGGTCTTCCTTTCTCAGGCCTGGCACCTCGTACCGCAGCTTGTAGCACTTGTCGTCCTCCTTCAGCCGGCCGAGCAGGCGAGATGGCGACAACCTCTCCAACAGCCCGTTCAGGTTCTCCGACACCTGCAGGAGCGCATTCCCGAACCCTGACGAAAACAGAGAAACCAGGTCGGCACAGGTGGAGTCAGCCATAGTGGATTCTTTGGTCATCACTGCGTACCATCGTTGAGGTGGAAGGGACTGAGGTCCC harbors:
- the LOC135621948 gene encoding 26.5 kDa heat shock protein, mitochondrial-like, with the protein product MALARACLSNALRSRSSPLLHNGGAARLRGLAAAPSFPYSSSGDAAADSSREDKSDQVAVTRAPSPDRGRRSRRLSWRNPWDLSPFHLNDGFGNALLQVSENLNGLLERLSPSRLLGRLKEDDKCYKLRYEVPGLRKEDLRVTVEEGMLVITGESEDEDAGDESSSSTTEDEGDGGWHTRRYGCINATLLLPEDAKADEIRAELRDGILRIYIPRSEEKKSNAREIEIN